The nucleotide sequence AGCAGCGATCTAATCGAGCATTTACCAGAGCTAGCGATGGTTTTAGGCTCACAGATGCCCTGCTCTTTTGCCGCGATCACACCCGGAGAAGACATCGGGTTTGGCATTCAACAGATCATCCAAGTGTTTTGCCAACCTGATCATCCACTGGTGCTGTTTCTCGACAATTTGCAATGGGCCGATGTGCAATCCTTAGAGCTAATCGAGCAACTCGTTAGCCGGTCACCGCTTCAGCACCTGTTGTTGCTGGGTGCTTATCGCAGCAATGAAATTGATCGTGATCATCCACTGCTCACGATGCTAATCAACGTACATGGGGCAGGCAATATTTATCACATTCCCTTAGAGCCATTGCTATTAGAGGACATTACTGATCTGCTGGCGGATACACTTCGTCAGAGCCATACGGCGGTGCAACCATTAGCCACGGTTGTAATGCAGAAAACGGCTGGCAGTCCCCTGTTTATCCATGAGTTTTTGCAGGAAATCCATCGGCAACACTTTATCCATTTTGATTTCGAGCGGCTGAACTGGACATGGGATTTGAAGTCGATCGCTGCCCTAAACACGACGGATAATCTCGTCGATTTAGCCATTAATAAACTCACTAAGTTACCTGCCTCCACGCAACAAATTTTGCAATCTGCGGCTTGTCTAGGCACCCAGTTTGACGTAATGCTGCTGGCAGAAATTCAACAGCGGTCTCTCAGTGATGTCACTCAGGACTTACACCCGGCGGTGCAGGATGGTCTTGTTTTGCCAGTGTCAGAGTCGGAAGGGAGTGGCCAACCTGCTGGCTCTACCCATCTCTCGACAAGTCAGTATCGATTTCTACACCAACGGGTGCAGCAGGCAGCCTATGGTCTAATTCCCATGGGCGATCGGGCAATACTCCATCAACAGGTTGGTCGCATTCTCTTAGCAGCAACTCCGGCATCTGCGTTTCACGACAATTCCTTTGAGATTCTTAACCACTTGAATCTGGGGGCTGAGTTACTGACCGAAACTAGCGATCGCATGGAACTGGTGCACCTTAACCTGCTCACTGGGCGCAAAGCCTCGTCAGCCGGACAATATGCCCTAGCAACTCGATACTTTAACACTGCCCTTAAGCTGTTGCCCACTAACGGTTGGCAGATTGATTACGACATCACCCTAGAGGTTCACAACGAGGCTGCCATAGCAAACTTTTTGGCCATGAATCTGCAAATGGCCATTGACTTGACAGGGGTGGTTTTTCACCGTGCCACTACCTTGCTGGATCAGGTGACAGCCTGCGAAATCAGTCTTCGTTGTTTTGTGGCCCGATCGCAGTTTCGAGAAGCACTTGACTTAGCATTGGCGCTGCTAGATCAATTTGGTGTCTTGACCGATAGCCCTCTGCCCAATCTAAGTCCACCAGAGATGCAGGCTGTACTTAAGATTCTGCGGTGGGTACTTCCTGTAGCCCAAGCAGTTGATCCGTCGGTTTATACTCACATGCATGACATGGTGACCACATGGTCAGCGGAGCTTGCCTCAATCTCATCCACCCATGACCTGGAGCAACCACTACTGTTACCTAGCATCCAGCGCAACCAGCCGATAGCTGCTCTGTGTACCGAGTTGAAGGCTGCTATCCAACGAGAGCTAAACAGTGGCCACCCGGAGTTTGCAGCCCGTTATGCCGTGGATTATTGCTATTACTTGATTTGGAGTGGAGAGTCCCTGGAGACGATCGCCAATGACTATGAGCAGCAGCGCACCTTGTTGCGTACCCTAAAGCAGTCTTTCTATGAGTCGTGGTTAGCCCCTTGGCAGCAAGTGATTCACAACCTCGTCCATAGCACTGATCGCCCCCAATACCTGAAGGGCAGCTACTTCAACCCTACGATCGCTCTGCCAGAGTTTGAAGCCCAAGGCAACCTGACACTGCTATGCTTGACCTATCTGGCGCAGACGTATTTAGCCTATGTGCTGGGCGATTACCCTGAAGCCTTAGCTTGCATTGCCTTAGTCAGAGACTACCGTGCAGGCTTACCCAGTGACTACATGAGTACCTATCAAATCTTGGATGGTTTGGTGACTTTGGCGCATGGTGTTCAAGCCAGCCCTGATGAACAGGCAAGGATTATTGCCTATGGCTTAGAACTACAGACTATAGGTCAGCAATGGCTGAGTGACGATCCAGATTATTTCCAAGGTTGGCTTGACCTGTTACATGCCGAGCTAGCTGGCATTCAGGCTGATATTTTGACGGCTATGGAGTATTACGATCGTGCTCTGCATGCTGCTCATGTGGCTAAACTGCCACAACAAGAAGCGATCGCAGCTGAGCGAGCTGCTGCGTTTTATCAGCGCTTGGGGCGACAGAGCATTGTGCTTACCTATCTGCGACGAGCCTACGACAGTTACTATCGCTGGGGTGCCACTACCAAAGTGCATCAGCTAGAAGCCATTTATCCCCAACTGTTGACCTTATCTGGCCCCCTACCAGACAGCTACTCACTCGTAACTATCTCTAACACTAGTGGGACGAGGCTCCTGGACTTTTCTACGGTGCTCAAGGCATCCCAAGTGCTGACCAGTGAGATTATCCTCGATCGACTGCTGGAAAAAATGATGCAGATTGCCATTGAAAACGTTGGTGCTGAGTGGGGTGCCCTCCTGCTGGAACAGGATGGCCGGTGGACGATCGCCGCCTCTGGAGACTCTGATTATGTGACGGTGTTGCCTACCCGATCAGAGTTGGATACATCGCCACCATCCCCCATGTTGCCCCAAGCAATTTTGAACTACGTCCTCAGAACTCGCACCCATGTTGTGCTAGAAGATGCTTCCCATAGCGAGCAGTTCACCAATGATATTTACATTCAAACCTATCGCCCCAAGTCACTGCTGTGTACACCGCTAATTCACCAAGGAAAACTCAGCGGCATTCTATACCTGGAAAATAACTTGACCATTGGTGCCTTTACGCCTGATCGCCTCGAAGTTTTGCAGATGTTGTCTTCTCAATTAGCTATCTCTATTGACAACGCCCAGCTCTATGCCAATCTGCACCAATTCAACCAAAACCTGGAAAATCTGGTCAAAGAGCGCACCCAGGAGCTATCCCTGACTCTAAGCAATCTGCAAGCTGCCCAAAGTCAACTGGTAGAAGCCGAAAAGATGGCTGCCTTGGGGGGACTTGTAGCTGGGGTTGCCCATGAAATTAATACCCCGATCGGGATTGGTGTAACAGCTGCTTCTTTGTTGGCTGATCGTACTGCCAAGTTTGTAGAAACCTATCGCAGTGGCAAAATGAAGCGATCAGATCTGGAAGCATTTCTAGACCTTGCCAGCCAGAGCAGCGCTATGATTTTGGCTAACTTGAACCGGGCTGCTGACCTCATCCACAGCTTTAAGCAGGTAGCAGTTGACCAGTCAAGTGAAGAGCGCCGTCAGTTTAACCTACGCACATACCTCGACGAAATTCTGCTCTCCCTGCGTCCCAAGTTGAAGCCAACTAAACATCAGGTCACGATCGCCTGTCCAGATGACCTGATGCTTGACAGCTATCCGGGGGCCTTCTCGCAAATTATCACCAACCTAGTGATTAATTCCCTAGTGCATGCCTATGGGCCTGGTGAGCAAGGTAACATCGCCATCTCCGTGCAGACTAGTCATGAGCAGTTAACCTTGAGCTACAGTGATGACGGATGTGGCATTAGTCCTGACCATTTGCACAAAATCTTTGACCCCTTTTTTACTACACGGCGCGGACAGGGTGGCAGTGGCTTAGGGTTACACATTGTCTATAACCTGGTTACGCAAAAGCTGGGTGGAACGATTCACTGTCAAAGCCAATTGGGAGAGGGCACCACATTTGTGATCACTGTGCCCCTTAGTTTGGGCAATAAAGCTGAGTCACCAGTTGATTCATCGCCCAGTCAAGGTACTGCTGCTGGGGAGTAGGCTGTGGGTCTTGAGGGGCAAACTGGCTTACCTGCCAACGGTGCTGGGCATAGGACACTAGCAGGCGGTGGCGATCGTTAGCAGGCTCGTAGGGAACGATAGGTAGCGATCGCAGATAGGCAGCACCAACCCGCAGGTAGCCCCCTCGTAAACAGTCACCCCCAAATACCCGCCGATAGTAATCTCTCAGAAATTTGCTATTCAGCAACGCTAGTAGATAGAACAAGTTGGCGGCTGAACAGATGATTATGGTAGACTTGCCAGCTACCAACTGACCTAGGGGATCAATCGCGCATTCCAGCACTTGGCTCAAACCAGCAATGATCAACTTGGGTTGGATAGCTTGGCATTGTCGGCGTGGTGATAGACAGCGGAGATTGACCACAGGGCGCAAGTAGGTGGTTTTAAGATAGCGCATAGGCTTGCGTCCCCAGAGATGACAATAGGGGTCGATCGTGCCACTGTTGATTATGGGTAACCAGTT is from Cyanobacteriota bacterium and encodes:
- a CDS encoding ATP-binding protein, yielding MVLGSQMPCSFAAITPGEDIGFGIQQIIQVFCQPDHPLVLFLDNLQWADVQSLELIEQLVSRSPLQHLLLLGAYRSNEIDRDHPLLTMLINVHGAGNIYHIPLEPLLLEDITDLLADTLRQSHTAVQPLATVVMQKTAGSPLFIHEFLQEIHRQHFIHFDFERLNWTWDLKSIAALNTTDNLVDLAINKLTKLPASTQQILQSAACLGTQFDVMLLAEIQQRSLSDVTQDLHPAVQDGLVLPVSESEGSGQPAGSTHLSTSQYRFLHQRVQQAAYGLIPMGDRAILHQQVGRILLAATPASAFHDNSFEILNHLNLGAELLTETSDRMELVHLNLLTGRKASSAGQYALATRYFNTALKLLPTNGWQIDYDITLEVHNEAAIANFLAMNLQMAIDLTGVVFHRATTLLDQVTACEISLRCFVARSQFREALDLALALLDQFGVLTDSPLPNLSPPEMQAVLKILRWVLPVAQAVDPSVYTHMHDMVTTWSAELASISSTHDLEQPLLLPSIQRNQPIAALCTELKAAIQRELNSGHPEFAARYAVDYCYYLIWSGESLETIANDYEQQRTLLRTLKQSFYESWLAPWQQVIHNLVHSTDRPQYLKGSYFNPTIALPEFEAQGNLTLLCLTYLAQTYLAYVLGDYPEALACIALVRDYRAGLPSDYMSTYQILDGLVTLAHGVQASPDEQARIIAYGLELQTIGQQWLSDDPDYFQGWLDLLHAELAGIQADILTAMEYYDRALHAAHVAKLPQQEAIAAERAAAFYQRLGRQSIVLTYLRRAYDSYYRWGATTKVHQLEAIYPQLLTLSGPLPDSYSLVTISNTSGTRLLDFSTVLKASQVLTSEIILDRLLEKMMQIAIENVGAEWGALLLEQDGRWTIAASGDSDYVTVLPTRSELDTSPPSPMLPQAILNYVLRTRTHVVLEDASHSEQFTNDIYIQTYRPKSLLCTPLIHQGKLSGILYLENNLTIGAFTPDRLEVLQMLSSQLAISIDNAQLYANLHQFNQNLENLVKERTQELSLTLSNLQAAQSQLVEAEKMAALGGLVAGVAHEINTPIGIGVTAASLLADRTAKFVETYRSGKMKRSDLEAFLDLASQSSAMILANLNRAADLIHSFKQVAVDQSSEERRQFNLRTYLDEILLSLRPKLKPTKHQVTIACPDDLMLDSYPGAFSQIITNLVINSLVHAYGPGEQGNIAISVQTSHEQLTLSYSDDGCGISPDHLHKIFDPFFTTRRGQGGSGLGLHIVYNLVTQKLGGTIHCQSQLGEGTTFVITVPLSLGNKAESPVDSSPSQGTAAGE